A stretch of DNA from Desulfosarcina ovata subsp. ovata:
TGCAAATCCGCCTTTTCCACCGGATCGGCCTTGAAACGACGGACCGAGCGGCGCGATCGCAGAAACTGCACGGCCTGGTCCTTTGTTATGGCCAGGGCCGGATCGATGGGCGGACAATCGGCCAAGGCCACCTCGGCGTGATCCATGGCGCCGTGGGGGCAGATGGCCACGCAGTGCCCGCAACGCAGGCACATGGCTTCGGCGCCGCGTTTGAGTTCCGGATACTGGCCGGGCTTGAAATAGATCACCCCTGCCGGGCAGTCCCCGGCGCACAGCCCGTCCTGTTTGCATTTTTCCGTATCTACGTTCAGCAATGTCATAACTTCCTCCTTAATGGGTCTACTGTGTTCGCATGGTGAGATAGTGATCATAGGAATGCGTTCTGCATAAGGCATCGTAGTCGCACAAAATTGAGGCGGCCATCGCCTTACCCAACTTGGCGCGCAGCACGCGTTTCAACTGGGTCAGCGTTTCCGGGTCCAGCTGGTCTTTGAGAAAGCGGTACACCGGTTCGGCGAAATTGAACCCCGTCTTGTGACCGATCACGAGGCTCCGGTAGGCGATTAGGCATTTGCCGGGAATCAGATGGCTGTTGAAATCGATCAGCCGGTCGCGGACCGCGGCCATGCAGCCCTTTTCAGTGAGCGTCTGCCTTTTGTAGTCGTAGATGATCGCATTGACCGTGAAATCGATGCCGGCCAGCAGGCTCTGCAGGGTCGGACCCAGATGGAAGGTTTTGATCACCACGAAATTCGGCAGCAGGCACAGATCGAAGACGAACGGCGAGTCCGCCGGATACCAGCGCAGCCCCTTGAGCCCCGTCGGCTCGGTGCGCTCATCGGAAAAAACAGCGGACAGGGCGAAATGGCGTTTCACCCCACCGATGAACAAATCGATGTCCTGTGTGTGGGGCGCCTCCCCGTGCAGCGTATCGATGACGATATTGCGCAGCGCCCCCCCGGCCACAGCGATTTCTGCCGAATCCGGCAACCGACGGCGGAGCCGTTCCATGATGGGGTGCACACCGGGTTGCTGGAATAAACGGTCGACGGCAAAAAGCACTATGGAATCGGTTATCGTGGTCATGATACCCCCTTGGTCGGAACATATACCGCCCATTGGATCCTGACAACTGGCCTGCCGCCAAAGGCCTTTCCTATATGGCATGATGGATCATGTTTTTGCACCTATTCTGCATTTAAATGGATTTTCTCAATCACACATATCTATTCCATAGATATTATTTTTTTGCCAGATTCAGTTTTCTCGTCTATTAAGAGTGGCTCGCATTCCTGTTAATTTTATAGCATCCCTAAAATTTAATACCAACCCAAGGAGCCGATGATGAAAGCCTTCTCTCTTCTGACCGCCGCATTGCTTTTGCTGGCCACCGCCGCCATGGCCGCTGCGATTCCATCAGGAACGCTGACCTTCACGATTACACCAACCGTCAAGGGTGACACCGGCAATGTCACCGCCTGGGTGCCCTATCCCATGAGCGACAACTTCCAGACCATTGGCGATATGTCCGTCAGCGGAAACTACCAGGCGTCCGCCATCTATCGCGATCCGGCATCGGAAGCGGTCTACCTGTTTGCCGACTGGAAGCGACCGGTGAAATCGCCGACCCTGGTGATGCGCTTTCACGTTACCCAGAAGGATCGCCGCAACACCGCCATCAAAGATAATGGGGGCGCTTACCCCGAACTGGTCCGCGAGTACCTGAAGGCGACGGCGTACGTTCCGGCCGACGACCCGCAGATGAAAGCGATCGCCGACAAGGTTACCGCCGGCAAGACCGGAACCCTGGAGAAAGCCCGTGCCGTCTACGACTGGGTGGTAGAAAACACCTTCCGTGACCCTGACGTCAAGGGATGCGGCCTGGGGCAGCCCACGCGGACCCTCAACCAGTGCCGGGGCGGCGGGAAATGCGCCGACCTGAGTACGGTTTTCGTCACCCTGGCCCGCGCCGCCGGCATCCCGGCCAAGGATGTCTACGGCCTGAGACTGGCCACCCCCAAGGACGGCGACGTGACCAGCGGTTTTCATTGCTGGGCGGAGTTCTATCTGCCCGGCACCGGCTGGGTGATGGCCGATCCGGCGGATGTGAGAAAAATGATGCTGGTGCACAAGCTGGAACTCAAGGATGCTGACGACTGGAGAACCTTCTTCTGGGGCGGCGACGATCTGTTCCGCCTGGTGCTGGAAAAAAACGGCCGGGGGGCGAACCTTGTGGGCGCAGCCGGGCCGATTAACTATTTCATGTACCCGGCCGCCCAGGTGGACGGCGACATGCTCAATTACTTCGATGCCAAAGGCTTCAGCTACAAAGTGGAATTCAAACAGGACAAATAGTTCTGCCCGTCACCAGAATTGAGGATTTTTACATGGAAACCCGCAGACAATTCATCAAAAACGGCCTGATCCTCTGCCTGGGGTCAGGCGGCGTCCTGGCCAGCCAGACCGTGCACGCCTTTCCGGAAACCGGCCCGGCCCGCTGGGGCATGATCATTGACATGACCCGCTGTACCGGCTGCCAGTCCTGCATGGTGGCCTGCAAGCTCCAGAACCGCACCGTGCCGGGCGAATTCAACACCCGTATCGATGAGCACGAAGTCGGTGACGGCGCCCATGCACGCATCGCTTTTTCGGCCAGCCTGTGCGTGCACTGCAGCGATGCGCCGTGCGTCGAAGCCTGTGGCACGGGTGCGGCGTTCATCCACCCCTCGGGGCTGGTCCTGACCGACTGGAACCGCTGTGACGGCAACGGCGCGTGCATCGATGCCTGCCCCTATGGGGCCCGTTTTCACGATTCCCGCTTCGGCGGTCGGGTCGACAAGTGCGATCTGTGCATCGACCGGCTC
This window harbors:
- a CDS encoding 4Fe-4S dicluster domain-containing protein codes for the protein METRRQFIKNGLILCLGSGGVLASQTVHAFPETGPARWGMIIDMTRCTGCQSCMVACKLQNRTVPGEFNTRIDEHEVGDGAHARIAFSASLCVHCSDAPCVEACGTGAAFIHPSGLVLTDWNRCDGNGACIDACPYGARFHDSRFGGRVDKCDLCIDRLDQGLAPACVENCSPGARIFGRFDRPEGEFARYLDIINPKRPATGRNTAVLFHGMAKEEQAS
- a CDS encoding transglutaminase-like domain-containing protein: MMKAFSLLTAALLLLATAAMAAAIPSGTLTFTITPTVKGDTGNVTAWVPYPMSDNFQTIGDMSVSGNYQASAIYRDPASEAVYLFADWKRPVKSPTLVMRFHVTQKDRRNTAIKDNGGAYPELVREYLKATAYVPADDPQMKAIADKVTAGKTGTLEKARAVYDWVVENTFRDPDVKGCGLGQPTRTLNQCRGGGKCADLSTVFVTLARAAGIPAKDVYGLRLATPKDGDVTSGFHCWAEFYLPGTGWVMADPADVRKMMLVHKLELKDADDWRTFFWGGDDLFRLVLEKNGRGANLVGAAGPINYFMYPAAQVDGDMLNYFDAKGFSYKVEFKQDK